One part of the Paenibacillus silvisoli genome encodes these proteins:
- a CDS encoding sugar phosphate isomerase/epimerase family protein codes for MKIRYSIPSYSFHGLHSEGKIDLFGYFETVKYRYHLDSADIWNMMFESYDEAYLRKLREALDEKGMYVANLCVDAAEVWDVDPVKREQFYQNGLANLRAAVILGAQTVRIDMGGRENEMSAEQFDYTVKRYKEYASFAAENGFMVGPENHWGCSRVPENIRKLYEAVDHPNFGILLHLENWDVDKENGDRLCAKYAFHTHLAAWVVPNCEEKLTLLQEAGYQGHIGIEHHSSRNEYAQVAWQFASVRNTWALMQARKAEVREA; via the coding sequence CATTCCATCGTATTCGTTTCACGGACTGCACAGCGAAGGCAAAATCGACCTCTTTGGCTATTTCGAAACGGTAAAGTACCGGTATCACCTGGATTCGGCCGATATTTGGAACATGATGTTTGAAAGCTACGACGAGGCTTATTTGCGGAAGCTGCGGGAAGCACTGGATGAGAAGGGCATGTACGTAGCGAACCTTTGCGTGGATGCGGCGGAGGTGTGGGATGTCGACCCCGTTAAGCGCGAGCAATTTTATCAGAACGGATTGGCCAATTTACGGGCCGCGGTCATTCTGGGCGCGCAAACGGTGCGGATCGATATGGGCGGCCGCGAGAACGAGATGAGCGCGGAGCAGTTCGATTATACGGTTAAGCGCTATAAGGAATACGCGAGCTTTGCGGCGGAGAACGGCTTCATGGTCGGTCCGGAAAACCATTGGGGCTGTTCACGGGTCCCTGAAAATATTCGCAAGCTGTATGAGGCGGTCGATCATCCGAATTTCGGCATCCTGCTTCATTTGGAGAATTGGGATGTAGACAAGGAGAACGGCGACCGCTTGTGCGCGAAGTACGCGTTCCACACGCATTTGGCCGCTTGGGTCGTCCCGAATTGCGAGGAGAAGCTGACCCTTCTGCAGGAGGCCGGTTATCAAGGACATATCGGCATTGAGCATCACTCGTCGAGAAACGAATATGCGCAAGTGGCGTGGCAGTTCGCGTCCGTCCGCAACACATGGGCGCTTATGCAAGCTCGGAAGGCGGAGGTGCGTGAGGCATGA